In Pyxidicoccus trucidator, a single genomic region encodes these proteins:
- the epsD gene encoding exopolysaccharide biosynthesis glycosyltransferase EpsD, whose protein sequence is MSTAASTPRLSVVIATYNRLPLITRLLWQLAGQTLPPEDFEVVVVDDGSKEPVQEPLLSQKLPYTLRVEVQQNAGAAAARHRGVLASRGAVVLVTDDDMQVAPDFLERHLAHHPEGSRHVVLGRIRPDPSIGDMPLFERWYAYLNNRMAEELSVPGARARGNHLYTGNVSFPRADYVGVGGFDKSLGQSEDVELGVRLEKAGCTFVFASSAYVLHGSDHVSFERWLKRANRYGMFDTQVARKHPDVRGLNPWRLLFETNPLARPLLAATVVAPEATRLLTNTVMNVAKTADKLGLEKAAFAGTSVVYGMEYLRGARNEAGGWTGIAREVARYLQGRGE, encoded by the coding sequence GCGTCGTCATCGCCACCTACAACCGGCTGCCCCTCATCACCCGGCTGCTGTGGCAGCTCGCCGGCCAGACGCTCCCGCCCGAGGACTTCGAGGTCGTCGTCGTCGATGACGGCTCCAAGGAGCCCGTGCAGGAGCCGCTCCTGTCCCAGAAGCTCCCCTACACCCTGCGCGTGGAGGTGCAGCAGAACGCTGGCGCCGCCGCCGCCCGCCACCGCGGAGTGCTCGCCTCGCGCGGCGCGGTGGTGCTCGTCACCGATGACGACATGCAGGTGGCTCCGGACTTCCTGGAGCGGCACCTCGCCCACCACCCGGAAGGCTCGCGCCATGTGGTGCTCGGCCGCATCCGCCCGGACCCGTCCATCGGCGACATGCCGCTGTTCGAGCGCTGGTACGCGTACCTCAACAACCGCATGGCCGAGGAGCTGTCCGTCCCCGGTGCCCGCGCTCGCGGCAACCACCTGTACACCGGCAACGTGTCCTTCCCCCGCGCCGACTACGTGGGCGTGGGCGGCTTCGACAAGTCGCTCGGCCAGTCCGAGGACGTGGAGCTCGGTGTCCGCCTGGAGAAGGCCGGCTGCACCTTCGTCTTCGCCAGCAGCGCGTACGTGCTGCATGGCAGCGACCACGTGTCCTTCGAGCGCTGGCTCAAGCGCGCCAACCGCTACGGCATGTTCGACACCCAGGTGGCTCGCAAGCACCCGGACGTGCGCGGCCTCAACCCCTGGCGCCTCCTCTTCGAGACCAACCCGCTGGCCCGCCCGCTGCTCGCCGCCACCGTCGTCGCTCCCGAGGCCACGCGCCTGCTCACCAACACCGTGATGAACGTCGCCAAGACGGCCGACAAGCTGGGCCTGGAGAAGGCCGCCTTCGCCGGCACCTCCGTGGTGTACGGCATGGAGTACCTGCGCGGCGCCCGCAACGAGGCTGGTGGTTGGACGGGCATCGCCCGCGAGGTCGCCCGCTACCTGCAAGGGCGGGGAGAGTAG
- the epsC gene encoding serine O-acetyltransferase EpsC: MKRRTSMIGSLVTDALELAKAANGTTDAKSIAKVVLTSDSYRITALNRAREAALAFRIPLVNHVLRVAQTAVMGIEIGKDVTLGRGVYFVHSLGVVIGGDAKIGDRVRFYGNNTVGTAKDNGYPVIEDDVWIGAGARILGPIRIGARSRIGANAVVLQDVPPDSVAVGIPARIFPRKDKDDVVL, from the coding sequence ATGAAGCGGAGGACGTCGATGATTGGCTCGCTCGTCACGGACGCACTGGAGCTGGCGAAGGCCGCCAATGGCACCACGGACGCGAAGTCCATCGCCAAGGTGGTGCTCACCAGCGACTCGTATCGGATTACCGCGCTCAACCGCGCCCGCGAGGCCGCGCTCGCCTTCCGGATTCCCCTCGTCAACCACGTGCTGCGCGTGGCGCAGACGGCGGTGATGGGGATTGAAATCGGCAAGGACGTGACGCTCGGCAGGGGCGTGTACTTCGTGCACAGCCTGGGCGTCGTCATCGGCGGCGACGCGAAGATTGGCGACCGCGTGCGCTTCTACGGCAACAACACCGTCGGGACCGCCAAGGACAACGGCTACCCCGTCATCGAGGATGACGTGTGGATTGGCGCCGGCGCCCGCATCCTCGGGCCGATACGCATCGGCGCCCGCTCGCGCATCGGCGCGAATGCGGTGGTGCTCCAGGACGTTCCTCCCGACAGCGTGGCCGTGGGCATTCCCGCCCGCATCTTCCCGCGCAAGGACAAGGACGACGTGGT